One genomic segment of bacterium includes these proteins:
- a CDS encoding HlyD family secretion protein, with the protein MAENGAAGADPGNGGRKRKAIGLFLLVLAATAISGFAYWKYRQSHVSTDDAYVDGRIHMVSARIQGKVVEVLVRDNQPVKTGEPLLRIDAEPFAVREEAASSAVSAGTADLAAARKDVEAAKAQLLQITAGIKAARARTAFSAARRSQASRDAERMKNLFEKQVVSREAFEKAQTDAVTAKAQDDLAKEELALAEAAVPTQKAQIAQREARVTQQRAQVRQRESALAEAKLYHRYTAILSPADGYVTRKSVEAGQVVSVGQSLLAVASLDNVWVVANYKETDIERVRPGQEVAIRVDTYKGKKFQGTVDSIMAGTGSAFALFPPENASGNYVKVVQRVPVKIVLSGGEDPGHILRIGMSVVPTILVR; encoded by the coding sequence ATGGCGGAGAACGGCGCGGCAGGCGCGGATCCCGGGAACGGCGGCAGGAAGAGGAAGGCGATCGGCCTGTTCCTCCTCGTCCTCGCGGCGACGGCGATCTCCGGGTTCGCCTACTGGAAATACCGCCAGTCCCACGTGAGCACCGACGACGCCTACGTCGACGGGAGGATCCACATGGTCTCCGCCCGGATCCAGGGAAAGGTGGTCGAGGTCCTCGTGCGGGACAACCAGCCCGTGAAGACGGGAGAACCGCTCCTGCGGATCGATGCGGAGCCGTTCGCCGTACGGGAAGAGGCCGCCTCCTCCGCCGTCTCCGCGGGGACCGCCGACCTGGCCGCCGCGCGCAAGGACGTCGAGGCGGCGAAGGCGCAGCTTCTGCAGATTACGGCCGGAATCAAGGCGGCCCGGGCGAGGACCGCTTTTTCCGCGGCTCGCCGTTCGCAGGCGTCCCGGGACGCGGAGCGGATGAAGAATCTCTTCGAGAAACAGGTCGTCAGCCGCGAGGCATTCGAAAAGGCGCAGACGGACGCGGTAACCGCGAAGGCGCAGGACGACCTGGCGAAGGAGGAGCTGGCGCTCGCGGAGGCGGCGGTTCCGACGCAGAAGGCGCAGATCGCGCAGCGCGAGGCGCGCGTAACCCAGCAGCGGGCCCAGGTCCGCCAGCGGGAGTCCGCCCTCGCGGAGGCGAAGCTGTACCATCGGTACACCGCCATCCTCTCCCCGGCGGACGGCTACGTCACCCGGAAAAGCGTCGAGGCGGGTCAGGTCGTCTCCGTGGGGCAGTCGCTGCTCGCCGTCGCGTCCCTCGACAACGTGTGGGTGGTGGCGAACTACAAGGAGACGGACATCGAGCGGGTCCGGCCGGGACAGGAAGTGGCGATCCGTGTCGACACGTACAAGGGGAAGAAGTTCCAGGGGACCGTGGACAGCATCATGGCGGGGACCGGCTCCGCCTTCGCCCTCTTCCCGCCGGAGAACGCATCGGGGAACTACGTGAAGGTCGTGCAGCGCGTTCCGGTGAAGATCGTCCTTTCGGGCGGCGAGGACCCCGGCCATATCCTGAGGATCGGCATGTCCGTCGTCCCCACGATCCTCGTCCGGTAA
- a CDS encoding TolC family protein — protein MTPRALVRFAAPLVALVVSGASVNATDNAALPDKGGAPPPVTWAVDQVADLALRNHPLVRQSDAESAAAAARKGQSQAGWYPTVNLSTGYSRTRNFSSSSSRNLSGQGGRSFTVQNEFLRGDLTWMLYDFGRTGASVDHADALAAISRENAATTREDVVFIAKVAFYNVLRAENTLEFQRKNVSQREALLRQAQAFYEAGTRAKIDFVRAEANLYDAGAQLSQAENELRVARITLLQRIGVDGPAGFQLHGELFEGTIEGTLEDWIAEAQRNRPEIRALVEKERSAVESLRLANAGYLPFLVGGVGYGYEADEFPLQENYDASVTLNYPLFSGFQTREQVKEARATLSSVRYEIIEARRRVRLEVERSAYGVQEARERLAAREKQREASGENLRLATARYEVGAGDIIEMTDAQTQMVGADTETVNTAFDYAVNRASLLRAMGR, from the coding sequence GTGACCCCACGCGCCTTGGTTCGATTCGCCGCACCGCTGGTCGCCCTGGTCGTATCCGGGGCCTCCGTCAACGCGACCGACAACGCCGCACTTCCGGACAAGGGGGGCGCCCCGCCGCCGGTCACGTGGGCCGTCGACCAGGTCGCCGACCTCGCCTTGCGGAACCACCCTCTCGTCCGCCAGTCCGACGCCGAAAGCGCGGCCGCCGCGGCCCGCAAGGGACAATCGCAGGCCGGCTGGTACCCGACCGTGAACCTCTCCACGGGGTACTCCCGCACGCGCAACTTTTCCTCCTCCTCCTCGCGCAATCTATCGGGACAGGGAGGACGCAGCTTCACGGTGCAGAACGAGTTTCTCCGCGGCGACCTCACCTGGATGCTGTACGACTTCGGCCGGACCGGGGCGTCGGTGGACCACGCTGACGCCTTGGCCGCCATCAGCCGGGAAAACGCCGCGACGACGCGGGAGGACGTGGTCTTTATCGCGAAAGTCGCCTTCTACAACGTCCTCCGGGCGGAAAACACGCTGGAGTTCCAGCGGAAGAACGTCTCCCAGCGGGAGGCGCTCCTGCGTCAGGCGCAGGCCTTCTACGAAGCAGGGACCCGGGCGAAGATCGACTTCGTCCGCGCCGAGGCGAACCTGTACGACGCGGGCGCCCAGTTGAGCCAGGCGGAGAACGAACTCCGGGTCGCCCGGATCACGCTGCTGCAGCGGATCGGCGTCGACGGGCCGGCGGGATTCCAGCTGCACGGGGAGCTCTTCGAGGGAACGATCGAGGGCACCCTGGAAGACTGGATCGCCGAAGCCCAACGGAACCGGCCGGAGATCCGCGCGCTCGTCGAAAAGGAGCGGTCCGCGGTCGAATCGCTGCGGCTCGCCAACGCGGGCTACTTGCCGTTCCTCGTGGGAGGCGTCGGGTACGGGTACGAGGCCGACGAATTCCCGCTTCAGGAGAATTACGACGCCTCCGTGACGCTGAACTACCCGCTCTTCTCGGGATTCCAGACCCGCGAGCAGGTCAAGGAGGCGCGGGCGACGCTCTCCTCCGTGCGATACGAGATCATCGAGGCGAGGCGCCGTGTCCGGCTGGAAGTGGAGCGGTCGGCGTACGGGGTCCAAGAGGCGCGGGAGCGGCTGGCGGCCCGGGAAAAGCAGCGGGAGGCGTCCGGGGAGAACCTGCGCCTCGCCACGGCGCGCTACGAGGTGGGGGCGGGAGACATCATCGAGATGACCGACGCCCAGACGCAGATGGTCGGCGCCGACACCGAAACCGTCAACACGGCCTTCGACTACGCGGTGAACCGGGCATCGCTGCTGCGGGCGATGGGACGCTAG
- a CDS encoding PaaI family thioesterase: MTLLESVRAAREANDWDRLVRVVPFAAFLQLRMDVKGDEFTCVLPAQERLVGNPWLPALHGGVTAGFMECAAILFLLWHRDSSAPPKTVDFGIDYLRAGKVKDTFANVHMVKFGARVANIRVTAWQSSPDHPIAVAHGNYLLAP, from the coding sequence ATGACCCTGCTTGAATCCGTCCGCGCCGCGCGCGAAGCGAACGACTGGGATCGGCTTGTCCGCGTCGTGCCCTTTGCCGCGTTTCTGCAGCTCCGCATGGACGTCAAGGGCGACGAATTTACCTGCGTCCTGCCCGCACAGGAACGGCTTGTGGGCAATCCATGGTTGCCGGCGTTGCACGGCGGCGTAACGGCGGGGTTCATGGAGTGCGCGGCAATCCTGTTCCTGCTTTGGCACCGGGATTCCAGCGCCCCGCCGAAGACCGTCGACTTCGGCATCGACTACCTTCGCGCCGGCAAAGTGAAAGATACGTTCGCAAACGTACACATGGTCAAGTTCGGCGCGCGGGTGGCGAACATCCGCGTTACCGCGTGGCAGTCGAGTCCCGATCACCCGATTGCCGTAGCCCACGGCAATTACCTGTTGGCGCCTTGA